In a single window of the Diospyros lotus cultivar Yz01 chromosome 10, ASM1463336v1, whole genome shotgun sequence genome:
- the LOC127811449 gene encoding probable aldo-keto reductase 4: MAGVGRIKLGSQGFEVSAQGLGCMGMSAFYGPPKPEEEMIKLIHHAVNSGVTFLDTSDVYGPHTNEILLGKALKGGVREKVELATKFGIKLGGGKMEVQGDPAYVRAACEASLKRLDVDCIDLYYQHRIDTRLPIEVTMGELKKLVEEGKIKYIGLSEASASTIRRAHAVHPITAVQLEWSLWTRDVEEDIVPTCRELGIGIVAYSPLGRGFFSSGPKIAENISNNDFRKSLPRFQGENLKHNNIIFKRLNEMAAKKGCTTGQLALAWVHHQGSDVCPIPGTTKIENFNQNIGALSVKLTPEEMAELESIVSADAVKGDRYGGATPSWKESETPPLSSWKTE, translated from the exons ATGGCCGGAGTGGGAAGAATTAAGCTGGGTTCCCAAGGTTTCGAGGTCTCGGCGCAGGGTCTCGGCTGCATGGGCATGTCCGCCTTCTATGGACCTCCAAAGCCCGAAGAGGAGATGATCAAGCTCATCCACCACGCCGTCAACTCCGGTGTCACCTTCCTGGACACTTCCGACGTCTACGGACCCCACACCAACGAAATCCTTCTCGGCAAG GCGCTGAAGGGTGGGGTGAGGGAGAAAGTGGAACTGGCTACCAAATTTGGGATCAAATTGGGCGGCGGCAAAATGGAGGTGCAAGGCGATCCGGCCTACGTGCGGGCCGCCTGCGAGGCTAGCTTGAAGCGGCTCGACGTCGATTGCATTGATCTCTATTACCAGCACAGGATTGACACTCGCCTTCCCATCGAAGTCACG ATGGGGGAACTCAAGAAGCTGGTTGAagagggaaaaataaagtatattggTCTATCTGAGGCCTCTGCTTCAACAATCAGAAGAGCTCACGCTGTTCATCCAATTACAGCAGTCCAATTAGAATGGTCTTTGTGGACAAGAGATGTGGAGGAAGACATAGTTCCAACTTGCAG AGAGCTTGGCATTGGAATTGTTGCATATAGTCCATTAGGAAGAGGATTCTTTTCTTCAGGTCCCAAGATTGCTGAGAACATCTCAAATAACGACTTCAGAAAG AGTCTCCCAAGATTCCAGGGTGAGAATCTCAAACACAATAACATCATATTCAAGCGGCTTAATGAAATGGCAGCAAAGAAGGGGTGCACCACTGGTCAGCTAGCGTTGGCTTGGGTTCATCACCAGGGGAGTGATGTGTGTCCTATTCCTGGCACCACCAAGATTGAGAACTTCAATCAAAATATTGGAGCCTTGTCAGTGAAACTAACGCCAGAAGAAATGGCTGAACTGGAATCGATTGTATCTGCTGATGCAGTTAAGGGTGACAGATATGGGGGCGCGACCCCTTCTTGGAAGGAATCAGAGACTCCACCCTTGTCCTCATGGAAAACTGAATAA